The proteins below are encoded in one region of Alkaliphilus flagellatus:
- a CDS encoding sulfite exporter TauE/SafE family protein — MIFFLLGLITGAIGGMGIGGGTILIPSIILLTNLKQQTVQSINLISFIPVAIVALVVHYRNKNILLKLSYPLIFFGIFGTFIGSKLALTLSSTLLRKWFGVFLLIMGIYEVFYKGKKKE, encoded by the coding sequence ATGATATTTTTTTTGTTAGGATTAATAACTGGCGCAATTGGTGGTATGGGGATTGGCGGAGGAACCATTTTAATTCCTAGTATAATACTTTTAACAAACTTAAAACAACAAACGGTTCAAAGCATAAATTTAATTTCGTTTATACCTGTAGCAATTGTTGCATTAGTTGTTCACTATCGTAATAAAAATATATTGTTAAAACTTAGTTATCCTCTTATTTTTTTTGGAATATTTGGTACTTTCATAGGATCAAAACTAGCACTAACTCTTTCATCCACGTTATTAAGAAAATGGTTCGGAGTTTTTTTATTAATTATGGGAATTTATGAAGTTTTTTATAAAGGTAAAAAAAAGGAATAA
- a CDS encoding sulfite exporter TauE/SafE family protein has translation MFVTLTILLIHRRNNMEKFIYWLKIALIGFFSGIINGLFGAGGGTVAVLALTLIFGISQHKAQATAISIILPLSLISGFIYYKNGFTTIDITFKVALGGIIGSYIGSNALNKIPANYLRKIFGFFIIVAAIRMVFL, from the coding sequence ATTTTTGTTACCCTTACAATTTTACTTATACATAGGAGAAATAATATGGAGAAATTTATATATTGGCTTAAAATTGCTTTAATTGGTTTTTTTTCGGGTATTATAAATGGCTTATTTGGGGCTGGGGGCGGCACAGTTGCGGTTTTAGCCCTTACACTTATCTTTGGGATAAGTCAACACAAAGCTCAAGCTACTGCAATATCTATAATTCTTCCTCTTTCATTAATTAGTGGTTTTATTTATTATAAAAATGGCTTTACAACAATAGATATAACTTTTAAAGTAGCCTTGGGAGGAATTATTGGGAGTTATATAGGCTCCAATGCATTAAACAAAATTCCTGCAAACTATCTTAGAAAAATTTTTGGCTTTTTTATAATAGTTGCTGCTATAAGGATGGTGTTTTTATGA
- a CDS encoding helix-turn-helix transcriptional regulator, translated as MIGVQNRIQELRKIKKLTQDEIAKLCNVSRQTINAIENNKYDPSLSLAFDLARSLGTTVDELFNGGKTR; from the coding sequence GTGATTGGAGTGCAAAATAGAATTCAAGAACTAAGAAAAATAAAGAAGTTGACTCAAGATGAAATTGCTAAACTATGCAATGTTTCGAGACAGACAATTAATGCGATAGAAAATAATAAATACGACCCTTCGTTATCGCTTGCATTTGATTTAGCGAGAAGTTTAGGTACAACTGTTGATGAGTTGTTCAATGGAGGAAAAACACGATAA
- a CDS encoding YigZ family protein gives MLKEYKTLSAYGEGEITIEKSKFIGYATPIKSEEEAIAFIENIRTKHWNATHNVPAYVVGENNEIQRYSDDREPSGTAGIPILEVIKKEDLRNVAVVVTRYFGGIKLGTGGLVRAYTKGAKIGLEAAKIVTKRLYELVHVKIDYTMLGKIQNEILQNGYLIKETQYDDAVHFYLYIKVDSLDYFEKQIIEWTNGRATLDFAGEEYLTEIDGKVAMP, from the coding sequence ATGTTAAAAGAGTATAAAACATTATCGGCATATGGTGAAGGTGAAATAACTATTGAAAAATCTAAATTTATAGGATATGCAACTCCTATTAAAAGTGAAGAAGAAGCCATTGCTTTTATAGAAAACATAAGGACTAAACATTGGAATGCAACACACAATGTTCCAGCTTATGTAGTTGGTGAAAATAATGAAATACAGCGATATAGTGACGACAGAGAACCATCAGGTACCGCAGGAATTCCAATATTAGAAGTAATTAAGAAAGAGGATTTAAGAAATGTTGCAGTAGTTGTAACAAGATATTTTGGCGGAATTAAGCTTGGTACTGGCGGCTTAGTAAGAGCCTATACTAAAGGAGCTAAAATTGGACTAGAAGCTGCCAAAATAGTAACTAAAAGATTATATGAACTTGTTCATGTAAAGATAGATTATACTATGTTGGGAAAAATTCAAAATGAAATTTTGCAGAACGGATATTTGATTAAGGAAACACAATATGATGATGCGGTTCATTTTTATTTATATATAAAGGTCGATTCTTTGGATTACTTTGAAAAACAAATTATTGAATGGACCAATGGTAGAGCTACCTTAGACTTCGCTGGAGAAGAGTATCTAACCGAGATTGATGGTAAAGTTGCTATGCCATAG
- a CDS encoding HEAT repeat domain-containing protein — translation MKQKQIDYSVLSWDKIEEKEDFIITYLLYDEGKSINLISRIRNLNKETVENHIIQYKSLHNLKKYSIDDDFFINLLASTKEERVKAIDLLDEDEEIELVKYLMKKIPLIENAEDKMIALWIAGELKDNRLLPVIHNEIIHKHGGVRRMVCSALGKISSTDSIDLLHRCLQDAKPQVRQYASKALKVIGNEKTLRRLKSLLNNPNELPYVRRSYKETIDIIEDRLKGGL, via the coding sequence ATGAAACAAAAGCAAATAGATTATTCCGTATTATCATGGGATAAAATAGAGGAGAAAGAAGACTTTATTATTACCTATTTATTATACGATGAAGGAAAATCAATCAATTTAATATCAAGAATTAGAAATCTTAATAAAGAAACAGTTGAAAATCACATTATTCAATACAAGTCTCTTCATAATTTAAAAAAATATAGTATAGACGATGATTTTTTTATTAATTTATTAGCGAGTACAAAGGAAGAACGAGTCAAAGCTATAGATTTATTAGATGAAGATGAGGAGATAGAGTTAGTAAAGTATTTAATGAAAAAAATTCCATTAATAGAAAATGCAGAAGACAAGATGATTGCATTATGGATTGCTGGAGAATTGAAAGATAATAGATTATTACCTGTTATCCATAATGAAATTATCCATAAGCATGGAGGAGTACGGCGAATGGTGTGCTCTGCCCTTGGTAAAATCAGTTCTACAGATAGTATAGATTTGCTACACAGATGTTTGCAAGATGCAAAGCCGCAAGTACGACAATATGCATCAAAGGCGTTAAAAGTAATTGGGAATGAGAAAACTTTACGAAGGTTGAAGAGTTTATTAAATAATCCCAATGAATTACCATATGTACGTAGAAGTTATAAAGAAACTATTGATATAATTGAGGACAGATTAAAAGGAGGCTTATAA
- a CDS encoding NUDIX hydrolase: MIFRNCAGGVVFYANQVFIFKNEKNEWVLPKGIIRNKDLSRDVALCRVKIEAGIDAEILSTAGGTSYEFYSVTRKEPVCNQITWYIMHAKTKTYEINKELGFKDGGFYTIDKALEMITYSQDKSLVNLSYKKYKDMMRKESAQAAEAAV, encoded by the coding sequence ATGATTTTTAGAAACTGCGCAGGCGGTGTTGTGTTTTATGCGAATCAGGTATTTATCTTCAAGAATGAAAAAAATGAATGGGTTTTACCAAAAGGTATAATTCGTAACAAGGATCTCTCGAGAGATGTAGCTTTGTGCCGAGTCAAAATTGAGGCTGGCATTGATGCTGAAATTCTTTCAACAGCGGGAGGTACTAGTTACGAATTTTATTCTGTTACGAGAAAAGAACCAGTATGTAACCAGATAACATGGTACATTATGCATGCAAAAACAAAGACATATGAAATAAATAAAGAATTAGGCTTTAAAGACGGAGGATTTTATACTATCGATAAGGCACTAGAAATGATTACCTATAGTCAGGATAAATCCTTAGTTAATCTATCTTATAAAAAATATAAAGACATGATGAGGAAAGAATCAGCACAAGCAGCGGAGGCAGCAGTGTAG
- a CDS encoding DUF6518 family protein — protein sequence MKEILVKCRQGSLEKNLKSDITNTILIILTGSVLGVFSKLLDNMSLNDAIGWHRLLGDLDLSNVFSRLSVWVLFAVIIAVLSKRPLRASVNVFGFFIGMLIGYYTITISMSGFFPKTYMIAWGVITLFTPVLAFFAWYSKGHGWLAIVLSSVIIGFFFTQAFSFGMYYIDISYYDGLICLLLVIVLLYRDKNQLILSLIGALIAAPLIKNYLPYIFGGL from the coding sequence TTGAAAGAAATTTTAGTTAAATGTCGACAAGGTTCATTAGAGAAAAATTTAAAATCTGATATAACAAATACTATTTTAATTATATTAACAGGAAGTGTACTTGGAGTATTTTCAAAACTCCTTGATAATATGTCTTTAAATGATGCTATTGGATGGCATAGATTGCTTGGGGATTTAGACTTGAGCAATGTTTTTTCGAGACTATCTGTTTGGGTACTATTTGCAGTAATTATTGCAGTCTTAAGCAAACGACCATTAAGAGCAAGTGTAAATGTGTTCGGATTTTTCATTGGGATGCTTATAGGATATTACACGATTACCATATCTATGTCGGGCTTTTTTCCAAAGACATATATGATAGCATGGGGTGTTATAACTTTATTTACACCTGTCCTTGCTTTTTTTGCTTGGTATTCAAAAGGTCATGGATGGTTAGCAATCGTATTATCATCAGTAATAATTGGTTTTTTCTTCACACAAGCATTTTCCTTTGGTATGTATTATATAGATATTTCTTATTATGATGGATTGATTTGCTTATTATTAGTAATAGTTTTATTATATAGAGATAAAAACCAATTGATTCTCTCTTTGATAGGAGCATTAATTGCTGCTCCATTAATTAAAAATTATTTGCCCTATATTTTTGGTGGATTATAA
- a CDS encoding PH domain-containing protein, protein MNKDVMNGLLGNLNEVSIDQLAKEFGEYLMENESITIGYKLVRDVFIFTDKHLLFFDKQGATGTKMRVKSINLESVISVTAETAGFGMDDSEISITYITTLNLRANNISTESIKLEFPKKYSIQPLYKTLQQLAYDNFVSINKL, encoded by the coding sequence ATGAATAAAGATGTAATGAATGGATTATTGGGTAATTTAAATGAGGTGTCAATCGATCAGTTAGCCAAAGAGTTTGGAGAATATTTAATGGAAAATGAATCAATAACAATTGGCTATAAGCTCGTTAGGGATGTTTTTATTTTTACAGATAAGCATCTTCTATTTTTTGATAAACAAGGAGCTACCGGTACTAAAATGAGAGTTAAATCTATAAATCTTGAAAGTGTTATATCTGTAACAGCAGAAACAGCTGGATTTGGAATGGATGATAGTGAGATATCTATTACTTACATAACTACTCTAAATTTAAGAGCAAACAATATTTCTACAGAAAGCATAAAATTAGAATTTCCTAAAAAATATTCTATCCAACCATTATACAAAACACTTCAACAACTAGCATATGATAACTTTGTTAGTATAAATAAGTTATAA
- a CDS encoding PF20097 family protein yields MECPYCRDEMDKGVIQSAREIFWSINEKKVFFIADVSNGDVSIAPFGWNGSKAEAYLCNNCKKVIIDF; encoded by the coding sequence ATGGAGTGCCCATACTGCAGAGATGAGATGGATAAAGGAGTTATACAGAGTGCAAGAGAAATATTTTGGTCTATTAATGAAAAGAAAGTATTCTTTATAGCTGATGTATCAAACGGTGATGTTTCGATAGCTCCATTTGGTTGGAATGGTTCAAAAGCAGAAGCCTATCTTTGTAACAACTGTAAAAAGGTGATAATTGATTTTTAA
- a CDS encoding effector binding domain-containing protein produces MLRIGEIAKKFDISNRTLRYWEEEGIISSIRTENGYRFYDDENAVRIKQIILLRKLRMPIADIERVFISDGYDIAIDALTSHLEKLKQEAIVITSLSTVLEKLIRQIKAGKNLNQVFLYLEKQSKTIDSEIEKALQIVLSERKNNMSVNQLSDVRIVRLPGMTIASYRAESETPEKDCSNVMNKFILENSLHKKSGFRHFGFNNPSPSENNPVYGYEIWVSIPEDFNVPKPLEKKQFEGGLYASITTKMGEIGERWQQLYSWVKNNDKYDVDFSFQWLEECSDFETFISSDESAQQLDLLEPIKLR; encoded by the coding sequence ATGCTTAGGATAGGTGAAATTGCAAAAAAATTTGATATTTCAAATCGAACCCTGCGTTACTGGGAAGAAGAAGGAATAATAAGCAGTATAAGAACTGAAAATGGTTATAGATTCTATGACGATGAGAATGCAGTCCGTATTAAACAAATTATCTTGTTAAGAAAACTCAGAATGCCAATAGCAGATATTGAACGGGTCTTTATTTCAGATGGCTATGATATAGCTATAGATGCATTGACTAGTCATCTTGAAAAATTAAAGCAAGAAGCCATCGTTATAACTTCGCTGAGTACAGTACTTGAGAAACTTATTAGGCAGATAAAGGCAGGTAAGAATTTGAATCAGGTTTTTTTGTACCTTGAAAAACAGTCTAAAACCATCGATTCTGAGATTGAAAAAGCACTTCAAATTGTGCTCTCTGAAAGGAAAAATAATATGTCAGTAAATCAGTTAAGTGATGTAAGAATCGTAAGGCTTCCTGGAATGACAATCGCATCGTACCGTGCCGAGAGTGAAACGCCGGAAAAGGACTGCTCCAATGTGATGAACAAGTTTATTTTAGAAAATTCATTGCATAAGAAAAGTGGATTCCGACATTTTGGGTTTAATAATCCAAGCCCGTCTGAAAACAATCCTGTTTATGGATATGAAATTTGGGTATCAATACCTGAGGATTTTAATGTTCCTAAGCCTTTAGAAAAAAAGCAATTTGAGGGTGGATTGTACGCATCAATAACAACAAAGATGGGAGAGATAGGCGAGCGCTGGCAACAATTATACAGCTGGGTAAAAAACAATGATAAGTATGATGTAGACTTCAGCTTTCAGTGGCTTGAAGAATGCTCTGACTTTGAAACATTCATATCTAGTGATGAGAGCGCTCAACAATTAGACCTCTTGGAACCGATAAAGCTTAGGTAA
- a CDS encoding GNAT family N-acetyltransferase encodes MNRLKLVLPTPEYKEELMEYKREFIENEDSMDGTAGLRTAKTFKDWYSVICDNLKEETVRDGLVPSTTYMAISTNDGRLIGMIDIRHRLNDYLLNFGGHIGYSIRKSERKQGYATEMLALGLTECVKLNIKKVLITCDKDNVTSAKTIINNGAKLENEIPEGNGITQRYWITLD; translated from the coding sequence ATGAACAGATTAAAATTAGTTTTACCGACACCAGAGTATAAAGAGGAACTTATGGAGTATAAAAGAGAGTTTATTGAAAATGAGGATAGTATGGATGGCACTGCAGGTTTGAGAACTGCTAAAACTTTTAAAGATTGGTATAGTGTAATTTGTGATAATTTAAAAGAAGAGACTGTAAGGGACGGGTTAGTTCCATCAACTACATATATGGCTATTTCTACTAATGATGGTCGTTTGATTGGTATGATTGATATTAGACATCGTCTAAATGATTATTTATTAAATTTTGGTGGACATATAGGTTATAGTATTAGAAAATCAGAAAGGAAGCAAGGATATGCAACTGAAATGTTAGCATTGGGCTTAACAGAATGCGTAAAATTAAATATTAAAAAGGTTTTAATTACCTGTGATAAAGATAATGTTACATCGGCAAAGACTATAATAAATAATGGTGCCAAATTAGAAAATGAAATACCAGAGGGAAATGGAATTACACAAAGATATTGGATAACTTTAGATTAA
- a CDS encoding DUF4181 domain-containing protein: MRYIYLFAFLIFWTVIEKIIINKFNIKKKEWRYKHVNEIHKWLEVLLIIGILLMFFVDAYYSLVGLTVLLGFSAFMEWKFEKESKTYILNILNGSVCILFLIILKPFL, encoded by the coding sequence ATGAGATATATTTATTTATTTGCTTTTTTAATATTTTGGACAGTGATAGAAAAGATCATTATTAACAAGTTCAATATTAAAAAGAAAGAATGGCGATACAAACATGTTAATGAAATCCATAAATGGTTAGAAGTATTACTTATTATAGGAATATTATTAATGTTTTTTGTTGATGCGTATTATTCTCTTGTAGGGTTAACTGTACTACTTGGTTTTAGCGCTTTTATGGAATGGAAGTTTGAAAAAGAGTCAAAAACATATATACTAAATATCTTAAATGGTAGTGTATGTATATTGTTTTTAATAATATTAAAACCATTTTTATAG
- a CDS encoding class I SAM-dependent methyltransferase, whose amino-acid sequence MDNRLEELEEAPNGPIKIVMDARHMLFTDNCFDNVTAFYSFMFMSKSDYPVVLSEVKRVLKNNGYLYLWEPEIKTANPFITDLEIDANGIKLSTTYGIVKEDAFQNADYFKKLIFKAGFRLVSERSSNLHFYQCWERI is encoded by the coding sequence ATAGATAATCGACTTGAAGAGCTTGAAGAAGCTCCTAATGGTCCAATAAAAATTGTTATGGATGCTCGTCATATGTTATTTACAGATAATTGCTTTGATAATGTGACCGCTTTTTATAGTTTTATGTTTATGTCAAAGTCTGATTATCCAGTGGTTTTGTCTGAAGTCAAACGTGTACTTAAGAATAATGGTTATTTATATCTTTGGGAACCTGAAATTAAGACAGCTAATCCATTTATAACAGACTTAGAAATAGATGCAAACGGAATTAAATTGAGTACCACTTATGGTATAGTCAAAGAAGATGCATTTCAAAATGCGGACTATTTTAAGAAACTCATTTTTAAGGCTGGTTTTAGACTAGTGAGTGAAAGAAGTAGTAATCTCCATTTTTATCAATGTTGGGAACGTATTTAA
- the hflX gene encoding GTPase HflX, translating to MEIENIYEKKSKAILVGLNNTGKKESIDIEISMNELSELTKAAGAEVLSIAIQNRPAVDVTYFIGKGKVDEIKQLCETLEADMVIFNDELSGSQIRNLEETLGVDVIDRTALILDIFAQRARTKEGKLQVELAQLKYRMPRLIGLGRQLSQQGAGIGTRGPGEKKLETDRRHILKRIDDIEQELKEVKKNREVQRGKRSKSELPIVALVGYTNAGKSTLMNSLLKMSDQYDEAREVYAEDMLFATLDVSLRRLSFPNKLDFILTDTVGFVSKLPHALVNAFKATLEEVKYADLLIHVIDASNEEYNLQKQTTLDVLRELGVENKNIINVYNKVDKILDGTLLPKEENALCISAKANKNLDTLIEHIRNQIGPDIIDVHLLIPYDKGNLISSLHNDGVVLGSEYVEEGIEVKARVEKMYYHKYESFNLDK from the coding sequence GTGGAAATAGAAAATATATATGAAAAAAAATCTAAAGCAATATTGGTAGGATTAAATAATACAGGAAAAAAAGAAAGTATTGACATAGAGATTTCTATGAATGAATTAAGTGAGTTGACTAAGGCTGCAGGAGCCGAGGTCTTATCTATTGCAATACAAAATAGGCCAGCAGTTGATGTTACTTACTTTATTGGTAAAGGAAAAGTAGATGAAATTAAACAATTATGTGAAACTCTTGAAGCAGATATGGTCATATTTAATGATGAATTGTCAGGTTCTCAAATAAGAAACTTAGAAGAAACCCTTGGTGTTGATGTTATTGATCGTACTGCACTTATCTTAGATATTTTCGCTCAAAGGGCACGTACAAAGGAAGGAAAATTGCAAGTAGAACTAGCTCAGTTAAAATATAGAATGCCAAGGCTCATAGGCTTAGGCAGACAACTTTCACAGCAAGGTGCTGGAATAGGTACTAGAGGACCTGGGGAAAAGAAGTTAGAGACCGATCGTAGGCACATATTAAAGAGGATTGATGATATAGAACAAGAGCTGAAAGAAGTTAAAAAGAATAGAGAAGTACAAAGAGGTAAGAGGAGTAAATCAGAACTTCCTATTGTGGCTTTAGTAGGTTATACAAATGCTGGAAAGTCTACATTAATGAATTCCCTTTTAAAAATGAGCGATCAATACGATGAGGCTAGAGAAGTATATGCAGAAGACATGCTGTTTGCGACCTTAGATGTATCTTTACGTAGATTGTCTTTTCCTAATAAATTAGACTTTATATTAACAGATACTGTTGGATTTGTAAGTAAATTGCCACATGCTTTAGTAAACGCGTTTAAGGCTACATTAGAAGAAGTAAAGTATGCGGATTTACTTATACATGTTATAGATGCTTCAAATGAAGAATATAATTTACAGAAACAAACTACATTAGATGTATTAAGGGAACTAGGTGTTGAAAATAAAAATATTATTAATGTATACAATAAGGTAGATAAAATTCTAGATGGAACACTTCTTCCTAAAGAAGAAAATGCACTATGTATTTCTGCAAAGGCAAATAAAAATTTAGACACGCTAATAGAGCATATTAGGAATCAAATTGGACCAGATATTATTGATGTTCATTTGTTAATTCCTTATGATAAAGGTAACCTTATTTCGAGCTTACATAATGACGGCGTGGTACTTGGGTCGGAATATGTTGAGGAAGGAATTGAAGTAAAAGCAAGGGTTGAAAAAATGTATTACCATAAATATGAAAGTTTCAATTTAGATAAGTAA
- a CDS encoding inorganic diphosphatase: MHHYLNRKVKVIVDRPLGTMHPEHEIFYPLNYGYIPNTIAGDGKEVDVYIIGEFQPLREYEGIVIALIRRYNDVEDKLVVSKYTSKYSKEQIEALVEFQERFFDSEIIMD; this comes from the coding sequence GTGCATCATTATCTGAATAGAAAAGTTAAGGTTATTGTTGATAGACCATTAGGCACAATGCATCCAGAACACGAAATTTTTTATCCTTTAAATTACGGATATATTCCCAACACTATAGCTGGGGATGGAAAAGAGGTAGATGTTTATATTATAGGAGAGTTTCAACCATTGAGGGAGTATGAGGGTATTGTGATAGCGTTAATACGTAGGTATAATGATGTTGAAGATAAACTGGTAGTATCAAAATATACATCTAAGTACAGCAAGGAACAAATTGAAGCGTTGGTAGAGTTCCAGGAAAGATTTTTTGATTCAGAGATTATAATGGATTGA
- a CDS encoding CoA-binding protein, with product MDKIEQVKKEMLSKKVWAVVGATPDSEKFGYKIYKKLKDHGYTVYGVNPKYESLDGDRLYSSLKDLPEKPECIDMVVNPKVTKSTLTEIKELGIEYVWFQPGTFDEDIIDMAEEDGLQIVYYDCVLVALGNGH from the coding sequence ATGGATAAAATAGAACAAGTAAAAAAAGAAATGCTAAGTAAAAAGGTATGGGCAGTTGTAGGAGCTACTCCAGATTCAGAAAAGTTTGGCTATAAAATCTATAAAAAATTAAAAGATCATGGATATACAGTATATGGTGTGAATCCAAAATATGAAAGCTTAGATGGAGATAGACTATATAGTAGTTTGAAAGACTTGCCAGAAAAACCTGAATGTATAGATATGGTTGTAAACCCTAAAGTAACTAAGTCTACACTTACAGAAATAAAAGAGCTTGGAATTGAGTATGTATGGTTTCAACCTGGTACCTTTGACGAAGATATTATAGACATGGCAGAGGAAGATGGCCTACAAATTGTATATTATGATTGTGTATTGGTTGCTTTAGGAAATGGCCACTAA
- the nadE gene encoding NAD(+) synthase — MDQQIHKKIDEVILWLREQVNNAGAKGLAVGISGGIDSAVVACLIKKAFPNNSLGIILPIKSDKKDIEDGILSVKACNIDYFEVDLEEEHNGIMAKVTEQLNDKGKFNNSTKRATDANLRARLRMSTLYAIANNLNYLVVGTDNAAELYTGYFTKYGDGGVDLLPIASLKKYEVYEWAKVLGVPKEVIEKQPSAGLWEGQTDEQEMGTTYEYIDSFLDGKSIPEKDLAIIERLHKNSDHKRTTPPSPKLDK, encoded by the coding sequence ATGGATCAACAAATACATAAAAAAATCGATGAAGTTATATTATGGTTAAGAGAACAGGTAAACAATGCTGGGGCCAAAGGACTTGCTGTTGGAATTTCTGGAGGAATAGATTCAGCTGTTGTTGCTTGCTTAATCAAAAAAGCTTTCCCTAACAATTCTTTAGGAATAATACTGCCTATTAAGAGTGATAAAAAAGATATAGAAGATGGAATTTTAAGTGTGAAGGCTTGTAATATTGATTATTTTGAAGTTGATTTAGAAGAAGAACATAATGGAATTATGGCTAAGGTAACAGAACAATTAAATGATAAAGGTAAATTTAACAACAGTACCAAAAGGGCAACGGATGCTAATTTAAGGGCAAGGCTAAGGATGAGTACCCTTTATGCAATTGCTAATAATTTGAATTACTTAGTAGTAGGTACAGACAATGCAGCAGAGTTATATACAGGATATTTTACTAAGTATGGGGATGGTGGTGTAGATCTTCTGCCTATAGCTTCATTGAAAAAGTATGAAGTCTATGAATGGGCTAAGGTACTAGGTGTGCCTAAAGAAGTTATTGAAAAGCAACCATCAGCTGGATTATGGGAAGGACAAACTGATGAGCAGGAAATGGGTACAACCTATGAATATATCGATTCTTTTTTAGATGGTAAATCTATACCAGAAAAAGACTTAGCAATTATTGAAAGATTACATAAAAATTCTGACCATAAAAGAACAACCCCACCATCCCCTAAATTAGATAAATAA
- a CDS encoding YebC/PmpR family DNA-binding transcriptional regulator yields the protein MGRIGNIIDRKSKQDAKKAKIYTKLARLITVAAREGGGDIEYNAALKNAIDKAKLQNMPNDNIDRAIKKGTGELGSDQYEEFIYEGYGPGGVAVIVEVLTDNRNRTAGEVRHAFDKNGGNLGSPGCVSFMFDRKGQIIIEKDDNIDEETLMMTALEAGAEDFASEEDAYEIITRIEDFNSVKEGLEKENYTFIEAKIAYLPQTLAELQSEEDIKKMNKLIDMLEDNDDVQEVHYNWEQA from the coding sequence ATGGGAAGAATCGGTAACATTATCGATAGAAAATCAAAGCAAGATGCTAAAAAGGCAAAGATATATACTAAACTAGCACGATTAATTACTGTAGCTGCTCGTGAAGGTGGAGGAGATATAGAGTATAATGCAGCTTTGAAAAATGCTATTGATAAGGCAAAGCTTCAAAATATGCCTAATGATAATATTGATAGAGCTATAAAAAAGGGTACTGGAGAGCTAGGTTCAGATCAATATGAAGAGTTTATTTACGAAGGATATGGACCAGGTGGTGTAGCTGTTATAGTTGAAGTACTTACTGATAATAGAAATAGAACTGCAGGAGAAGTAAGACATGCTTTTGACAAAAATGGTGGAAATTTAGGATCACCGGGTTGTGTTTCATTTATGTTTGATAGAAAAGGTCAAATAATTATTGAAAAAGATGATAATATAGATGAAGAAACACTGATGATGACAGCACTAGAAGCTGGTGCAGAAGACTTTGCATCAGAAGAAGATGCCTATGAAATTATTACAAGGATTGAAGACTTTAACAGTGTAAAGGAAGGTCTTGAGAAAGAAAATTACACATTTATAGAAGCTAAAATTGCCTATCTGCCACAGACCTTAGCAGAATTACAAAGTGAAGAAGACATAAAGAAAATGAATAAGTTAATAGATATGCTTGAAGATAATGATGATGTTCAAGAAGTGCACTACAATTGGGAGCAAGCATAA
- a CDS encoding GNAT family N-acetyltransferase, giving the protein MEHILNLSPSEDDILKICRKLQDYNSHFFEIKDEPNFIISEIDEYNELIGGIVCTIVGQWLEIDFLWVKDDQRGKGLGKKLLFEAEKIGMKNKCIKAFLTTMNFQAKPFYLKYGYKIVYIQKDYPLINEKYFMEKTLNET; this is encoded by the coding sequence ATGGAACATATCTTGAATTTATCTCCATCAGAAGATGATATATTGAAAATTTGTAGAAAGTTACAAGATTATAATTCTCATTTTTTTGAAATAAAAGATGAACCTAACTTTATTATTTCAGAAATAGATGAATATAATGAACTAATAGGCGGAATTGTGTGTACTATTGTTGGACAATGGTTAGAAATTGATTTTTTATGGGTCAAAGATGACCAACGTGGAAAAGGATTAGGTAAGAAACTATTATTTGAAGCAGAAAAAATAGGAATGAAAAATAAGTGTATAAAGGCATTTTTAACTACTATGAATTTTCAAGCGAAGCCATTTTATTTAAAATACGGGTATAAAATAGTATATATTCAAAAGGATTATCCTTTAATAAATGAAAAGTACTTTATGGAAAAGACATTAAATGAAACATAA